One part of the Treponema sp. OMZ 787 genome encodes these proteins:
- a CDS encoding N-acetylmuramoyl-L-alanine amidase — MRNRANKRAFFSVFLVIFLYVKAFSAGVSVTDAAGRLDLDISWDPLSQELIFMKNNSEVSCKVGESLIVFDNEKADFTPPPYQKDGLTFISGEMYKKLEAFFAVPQKEENYRVGVILIDPGHGGKDPGCVGSYVENKKTFVLYEKDIALKVSLDLYKMLKKAYPDKKILLTRNKDVYPTLEDRVNMANSVKLKKNESILYVSIHVNASLNSKASGFEVWYLPPEYRREVVDKKTVPKEIHSILNSMMEEEFTMESILMAQNILDGLDAQIGKKSPNRGIRENQWFVVRNVKMPSVLIELGFISNKTEIKLLNSPDYLKKCALGIYNGLSAFISNFETN; from the coding sequence ATGAGAAATAGGGCAAATAAAAGAGCTTTTTTTTCTGTTTTTCTCGTAATTTTTCTTTATGTAAAAGCCTTTTCTGCAGGTGTTTCAGTTACCGATGCCGCAGGAAGGCTTGATTTGGATATTTCGTGGGATCCTCTTTCCCAAGAACTTATTTTTATGAAAAATAACTCTGAAGTTAGCTGCAAGGTTGGGGAAAGCCTTATAGTCTTCGATAACGAAAAAGCCGATTTTACTCCGCCTCCATATCAAAAAGACGGTCTGACCTTTATCAGCGGTGAAATGTACAAAAAACTTGAAGCCTTTTTTGCCGTACCTCAAAAAGAAGAAAATTATAGAGTAGGGGTTATCTTGATAGATCCCGGTCATGGAGGCAAGGACCCGGGCTGCGTCGGCTCCTATGTCGAAAATAAAAAAACTTTTGTCTTGTACGAAAAGGATATCGCTTTAAAGGTCAGCCTGGACCTATATAAGATGCTCAAAAAAGCCTATCCGGATAAAAAGATTCTTTTAACAAGAAACAAGGATGTCTATCCCACCCTCGAAGACAGGGTAAACATGGCAAATTCCGTAAAATTAAAAAAGAATGAAAGCATTCTCTATGTTTCAATTCATGTAAATGCCTCCCTTAACTCAAAGGCTTCCGGTTTTGAGGTCTGGTATCTTCCTCCCGAATACAGGCGTGAAGTAGTCGATAAAAAAACAGTGCCTAAAGAAATTCATTCCATATTAAATTCGATGATGGAAGAAGAATTTACGATGGAAAGTATCTTAATGGCTCAAAATATTTTGGACGGCTTGGATGCGCAAATAGGAAAAAAAAGTCCCAATAGGGGAATACGCGAAAATCAGTGGTTTGTGGTACGCAATGTAAAAATGCCCAGTGTTTTGATAGAGTTAGGTTTTATCAGCAATAAGACCGAAATTAAGCTGTTAAACTCTCCGGACTACTTGAAAAAATGTGCCTTGGGTATATATAATGGTCTTTCGGCTTTTATAAGCAATTTTGAAACTAATTGA
- a CDS encoding flagellar filament outer layer protein FlaA codes for MKKTFILVAMAFLLMGAVAVAEEAIIIDFALLNADIVADPNGKMTQNRRTVMDYGQVAGASYTDEQKALMRASLALEQWEVDLNSSSQNPVSVDVSRVQGSKVRDEGDKFAGQTLMGVRILFPEWSHNASAKIRPGFLIPAYEKMAQVDDQGNLQEPTAEDKASGKSRFEDGYGVVRNIGVIKSIAVNTYGMNFPHGLYVLLRDQNNVVKRYFMGYLLFDGWREMVWSNPAYVSHVKARELRLYPVYPVALPHVAFDGFLITRDAAHDGGDAIAYFKDVKIIYDKAVLTTVRDFADEDLWGIQTEREMKRKKIEVERFGQTQVLRFLEQEKLATEEGFKPSEGSEKKQQ; via the coding sequence ATGAAAAAAACATTTATACTTGTGGCTATGGCATTCCTCTTAATGGGTGCTGTTGCGGTTGCTGAGGAAGCGATTATTATTGATTTCGCGCTGTTGAATGCCGATATTGTCGCAGATCCCAATGGTAAAATGACACAAAACAGAAGAACTGTTATGGATTACGGTCAGGTAGCCGGAGCCTCTTACACAGATGAGCAAAAAGCTTTGATGAGAGCATCTTTGGCTCTTGAACAGTGGGAAGTTGATTTGAATTCTTCCTCACAAAATCCTGTTTCTGTTGATGTTTCAAGAGTTCAGGGGTCTAAAGTAAGAGATGAAGGCGATAAATTTGCCGGTCAAACACTAATGGGTGTACGCATTTTGTTCCCTGAATGGTCACACAATGCAAGTGCAAAAATTAGGCCCGGGTTTTTAATTCCTGCTTATGAAAAAATGGCTCAAGTTGATGATCAGGGCAATTTACAGGAACCCACTGCAGAAGATAAGGCTTCCGGTAAATCAAGATTTGAAGACGGTTATGGTGTTGTTCGAAATATCGGTGTTATCAAATCTATTGCTGTAAATACCTATGGTATGAACTTCCCCCATGGACTTTATGTTCTTCTTCGAGATCAAAACAACGTAGTTAAGAGATACTTCATGGGTTATCTCTTGTTTGACGGCTGGAGAGAAATGGTATGGAGCAATCCTGCATATGTTTCACATGTAAAAGCAAGAGAATTGAGACTTTATCCTGTTTATCCTGTAGCTCTTCCTCATGTAGCTTTTGACGGCTTCTTAATTACCCGAGATGCAGCTCATGACGGCGGAGATGCTATCGCATACTTCAAAGATGTTAAGATCATCTATGACAAAGCTGTTTTGACAACTGTACGAGACTTTGCTGATGAAGATCTCTGGGGTATTCAGACAGAAAGAGAAATGAAGAGAAAGAAGATTGAAGTTGAAAGATTCGGTCAAACACAGGTTTTACGATTCCTCGAGCAGGAAAAGTTGGCTACAGAAGAAGGTTTTAAACCTTCTGAAGGTTCCGAAAAGAAACAACAATAA
- a CDS encoding tetratricopeptide repeat protein: MLSEDLPWLPKKEKLRDIYTSYVPHLNILIVRIEEFLRSIVKITSAPTYKTRVKSFNSYYLKLLKFPPKSDTSDLPVLTDILGVRIICPFLQDINEVETILLKNFTVIEVERKGSERTFREFGYESVHFLLEIPEEFRVGLVLPKNLIFEIQLRTILQDAWAEVEHELVYKSEFSPFDQPLKRKLASINASLSLADIIFQEIRDYQNKLNTELEKRRFEFYSMADEYTAQVLPETNIVQHDSAEHGEEVKLAETIDDLILAAIEAHNQNLFDKAEKIYTKIIEQNPNDIVLSVVFKHRGMAYFAQANYQEAYSDFLQSCKYNPANFRSLYYVGIALTLLNRDDEAIEYFTKSLEINKFQAHVYFRRSLSYFKLALYPEAAKDLDSASDLGLAEEDAKKLRIAIAKKIDMV, encoded by the coding sequence ATGTTGTCTGAAGACTTGCCTTGGCTCCCTAAAAAAGAAAAATTAAGGGATATTTATACTTCTTATGTGCCTCATTTAAATATTTTGATAGTGCGCATAGAGGAGTTTCTGCGTTCTATAGTAAAAATAACTTCTGCTCCCACATATAAAACAAGGGTTAAAAGTTTTAATAGTTATTATCTTAAACTTTTAAAATTTCCGCCTAAAAGCGATACATCGGATTTACCTGTTCTTACGGATATTTTGGGAGTGAGAATAATTTGTCCTTTTTTGCAGGACATAAATGAAGTTGAAACAATTTTACTAAAAAACTTTACAGTAATCGAAGTAGAGCGTAAGGGATCCGAAAGAACTTTTAGAGAATTCGGATACGAATCGGTTCATTTTTTACTTGAAATACCTGAAGAATTTAGAGTAGGTCTTGTTTTACCAAAAAATTTAATTTTTGAAATCCAGCTTCGCACTATTCTTCAAGACGCTTGGGCAGAAGTTGAGCACGAACTGGTATATAAGTCGGAGTTTTCTCCATTTGATCAACCTTTAAAAAGAAAACTTGCTTCCATAAACGCAAGTTTAAGTTTGGCCGATATTATTTTTCAGGAAATTCGCGATTATCAAAACAAGCTTAATACCGAACTTGAAAAAAGACGCTTTGAGTTTTATTCGATGGCTGATGAGTATACAGCTCAAGTTTTGCCTGAAACTAATATTGTGCAGCATGATAGTGCAGAACATGGAGAGGAAGTAAAACTTGCCGAGACTATAGATGATTTGATTTTAGCTGCAATTGAAGCCCATAATCAAAATCTTTTTGATAAGGCTGAAAAGATTTATACAAAAATAATTGAGCAAAATCCTAACGATATAGTTTTGTCTGTTGTTTTTAAACACAGAGGTATGGCTTATTTTGCTCAAGCTAATTATCAAGAAGCCTATTCAGATTTTTTGCAGAGCTGTAAATATAATCCTGCAAATTTTAGATCTCTATATTATGTTGGAATAGCTTTAACTCTCTTAAACAGAGATGATGAAGCCATTGAATATTTTACAAAATCGCTTGAAATAAATAAATTTCAAGCCCATGTTTATTTTAGACGCTCTTTGTCCTATTTTAAACTGGCTTTATATCCTGAAGCAGCCAAGGACTTGGATTCTGCCTCGGATCTTGGTTTAGCTGAAGAAGATGCAAAAAAATTGCGTATAGCTATTGCAAAAAAAATTGATATGGTGTAA
- the rpsT gene encoding 30S ribosomal protein S20, whose amino-acid sequence MKNRSAIKRHNQSEVRRMRNRSAKSEVRTTARKYTEAVHAANAESAAALLRELSSQLDSAARKGILTKNSAARKKSRMQLLYNASFAAK is encoded by the coding sequence ATGAAAAATCGATCTGCGATTAAAAGACATAACCAGAGTGAAGTTCGCCGAATGCGAAACCGCTCTGCAAAGAGTGAAGTACGTACGACAGCTCGAAAGTATACTGAGGCTGTTCATGCAGCTAATGCGGAAAGTGCCGCTGCCTTACTTCGAGAGCTCTCAAGTCAGCTTGATTCTGCAGCACGAAAAGGAATTTTGACAAAAAATTCTGCAGCAAGAAAAAAGTCAAGAATGCAGCTTTTGTACAATGCTTCATTTGCAGCAAAATAA
- a CDS encoding HU family DNA-binding protein, translated as MKKKHSKIDIIDSVYRNNPQYQLKQINSIANLFLDELSKLLKQGIPVEIRGLGSFDFTVLHGKKNARNPKTGESVLTSDRCKIRFKPGKELKDSLSKIEVKEFSGNEK; from the coding sequence ATGAAAAAAAAACATTCCAAAATAGACATAATAGATTCCGTTTATCGAAACAATCCTCAATATCAGCTTAAGCAGATTAATTCTATAGCAAATCTGTTTTTAGATGAACTTTCTAAGCTTTTAAAGCAGGGAATTCCTGTAGAAATACGGGGTTTGGGGTCCTTTGATTTTACTGTTCTGCACGGGAAAAAAAATGCACGCAACCCTAAAACCGGAGAATCTGTTTTGACTTCCGATAGGTGTAAGATAAGATTTAAGCCGGGAAAGGAACTAAAAGATTCTTTGAGTAAAATAGAAGTTAAAGAGTTTTCAGGTAATGAAAAATAA
- the lnt gene encoding apolipoprotein N-acyltransferase, producing MKNKLMLFSLNLLLAVLGSVFFALSHPNYFNLNGLQILAYAALIPFFVLIKRTDLKFSFLWGAFSGALFYFLFNFWIIFFHPIAIYIIIAKYCVIYSLLFFVLKIIDSYMCKNAFVFQAVAWVAFEYLNTLGFLGYPYGIIGYTQWNFPVLIRASSIFGVWGISFLLVFFSSCMASFLFDFYKEKNIKNVYKRYKLPMMIWIGVFFAFIFYGTFTKIEFSGNSKVKIALVQPNHDPWIGNFEVYKNNYENLKSLSEKAIKENPDLDLVVWPETAFIPRIRWHYKYSSSSNPSSGLVRELLNFLNEQRVPFLIGNDDGEISENLMDSENIDAGRIDYNAALLFIPGENVLPPSPQIYRKMHLVPFTEHFPYQKIFPQVYEFLKENDTHFWEKGKESNLLEFNNLKIGTPICFEDTFGYISSIFSKKGADIIINLTNDAWAQSAVSQYQHLSMAVFRAVENRLPLLRSTSSGQTAFIDQNGNIQKMLQPFIKDNLIADVTLLTKGYKTVYSYLGDFFGILCIIVLVFNLCFIIINKFIKKDRRSNETE from the coding sequence ATGAAAAATAAATTGATGCTTTTTTCTTTAAACCTTTTACTTGCGGTTTTGGGTTCTGTTTTTTTTGCCTTATCTCATCCGAATTATTTTAACTTAAACGGTTTACAGATTTTGGCTTATGCAGCTCTTATTCCTTTTTTTGTATTGATTAAAAGAACTGATCTTAAATTTTCATTTTTATGGGGAGCCTTTTCAGGAGCTTTATTCTACTTTTTGTTTAATTTTTGGATAATATTTTTTCATCCGATTGCTATTTATATAATAATTGCAAAATATTGTGTTATTTATTCGCTATTATTTTTTGTTTTAAAAATAATCGATTCTTATATGTGTAAAAATGCCTTTGTTTTTCAAGCCGTAGCTTGGGTTGCTTTTGAATATTTGAATACTCTAGGCTTTTTAGGTTATCCTTACGGTATAATAGGATATACGCAATGGAATTTTCCTGTTTTAATTAGAGCATCTTCAATATTCGGAGTGTGGGGGATTTCTTTTTTACTGGTTTTCTTTTCCTCTTGCATGGCCTCTTTCCTTTTTGATTTTTATAAAGAAAAAAACATAAAAAATGTTTATAAAAGATATAAATTGCCTATGATGATTTGGATAGGTGTTTTTTTTGCTTTTATTTTTTATGGAACATTTACAAAGATAGAATTTTCAGGAAACTCAAAGGTAAAAATAGCCCTTGTGCAGCCTAATCATGATCCTTGGATTGGAAATTTTGAAGTTTATAAAAATAATTATGAAAATCTTAAATCCTTATCGGAAAAGGCTATCAAAGAGAATCCTGATCTTGATTTGGTAGTTTGGCCTGAAACAGCCTTTATTCCCAGAATAAGATGGCACTATAAATATTCGTCATCTTCTAATCCTTCTTCCGGTTTGGTCAGAGAGCTTCTTAATTTTTTAAATGAACAAAGAGTTCCTTTTTTGATAGGGAATGATGACGGAGAGATTAGTGAAAATCTTATGGATTCGGAAAATATAGATGCAGGTAGAATAGATTATAATGCCGCTTTGCTATTTATACCGGGGGAGAATGTTTTACCTCCTTCTCCTCAAATTTACCGAAAAATGCACTTAGTTCCGTTTACCGAACATTTTCCTTATCAAAAAATTTTTCCTCAAGTTTACGAATTTTTAAAAGAAAACGATACTCATTTTTGGGAAAAAGGAAAAGAATCAAACCTGCTTGAGTTTAATAATTTAAAAATAGGAACACCCATTTGCTTTGAAGATACCTTCGGTTATATTTCGAGTATTTTTTCAAAAAAAGGTGCCGATATAATTATAAATCTAACAAACGATGCTTGGGCTCAAAGTGCCGTAAGTCAGTATCAGCATTTATCTATGGCTGTTTTTCGCGCTGTTGAAAACCGTCTTCCTCTGTTAAGATCTACAAGTTCGGGGCAGACAGCCTTTATCGATCAAAACGGAAATATTCAAAAAATGCTTCAGCCATTTATCAAGGACAATTTAATTGCTGATGTAACCTTATTGACAAAAGGATATAAAACCGTTTACTCTTATTTGGGCGATTTTTTTGGAATACTTTGCATAATAGTTTTAGTTTTTAATTTGTGCTTTATCATAATCAATAAATTTATTAAAAAAGATCGGAGGTCAAATGAAACGGAATAA
- a CDS encoding polymer-forming cytoskeletal protein: MKRNNKYKEKNVTVLGKETVFDGVMKFSETLQIEGKFIGAIDSQGSLYISKNADCRVQYVKAASIVVEGAVVGSLSAADKVDLKSGCSVKGNITAGRLRIADKVSFEGSVRMIKNNSFPEKNFFSIKSDQLKEQLSRE, encoded by the coding sequence ATGAAACGGAATAATAAATATAAGGAAAAGAATGTTACGGTTTTAGGGAAGGAAACCGTTTTTGACGGGGTAATGAAATTCTCCGAAACCTTACAGATTGAAGGAAAATTTATCGGAGCCATTGATTCTCAAGGCTCATTGTATATTTCAAAAAATGCAGACTGTAGAGTTCAGTATGTTAAGGCTGCTTCGATAGTTGTTGAAGGAGCTGTTGTGGGTTCACTATCTGCCGCCGATAAAGTCGATTTAAAGTCAGGATGTTCCGTTAAGGGAAATATTACTGCAGGCCGTCTTAGGATAGCCGATAAGGTTTCGTTTGAAGGTTCTGTGAGAATGATTAAAAATAATAGCTTCCCCGAAAAAAACTTTTTTTCTATAAAGTCGGATCAGCTTAAAGAACAGCTTAGTCGTGAATAA
- a CDS encoding CinA family protein, with protein sequence MIDFELIKKVFLLLKERNIKLITAESLTGGLIASEFTKIPGSSEVLWGGYVVYTPQAKISLLGIEPKLIKTFGVISPQTVEAMAFGAVKNFFDASFTSEPVVAIAVSGAAGPSSLEGHPAGTVCVSAAFFYWKTFDSEKLNYSQVLKKEDLVFKTNTYVFSGSRDEVREQTLNKAFLHILSLIERTAVPVGNCRNFKC encoded by the coding sequence ATGATTGATTTTGAGCTTATAAAAAAAGTTTTTTTGCTTCTAAAAGAAAGGAACATTAAGCTTATAACTGCCGAATCTTTAACCGGAGGCTTGATAGCTTCAGAGTTTACAAAGATACCCGGGAGTTCAGAGGTGCTTTGGGGCGGATATGTTGTATATACACCGCAAGCAAAAATTTCGCTTTTAGGCATAGAGCCTAAGTTAATAAAAACATTCGGTGTAATAAGTCCGCAAACCGTAGAAGCTATGGCTTTCGGGGCCGTTAAAAATTTTTTTGATGCTTCTTTTACTTCTGAACCTGTAGTTGCTATTGCCGTAAGTGGGGCAGCAGGGCCTTCAAGCCTTGAAGGTCATCCTGCCGGAACAGTATGTGTTTCTGCCGCTTTTTTTTATTGGAAAACTTTCGATTCGGAAAAATTAAATTATTCACAAGTTTTAAAAAAAGAAGACCTTGTTTTTAAAACTAATACTTATGTGTTTTCAGGTTCAAGAGATGAGGTAAGAGAGCAAACATTAAATAAAGCTTTTTTGCATATTCTCTCCTTAATTGAAAGAACGGCAGTCCCGGTTGGGAACTGCCGTAATTTTAAGTGTTGA